A region of Campylobacter armoricus DNA encodes the following proteins:
- the tyrS gene encoding tyrosine--tRNA ligase, translating to MNIDEIIKEIKRGIAEIIDEERLVSLVKNYYEKGENFFVKAGFDPTAADLHLGHTVVLSKMALLQKHGAIVQFLIGDFTAQIGDPTGKSVTRKKLDKEEVLKNAKTYEEQVFKILDPSKTQIHFNSKWLNELGASGIVELTSTFSVARMLERDDFTKRFKEQSPISICEFLYPLLQGYDSVVLKSDIEMGGTDQKFNLLMGRQLQRVYNCQKEQVVMMMPLLEGLDGVNKMSKSLGNYIGVTEDAKDMYAKVLSINDELMFRYYELLSEKSLNEISQIKDDIKNGLLHPKKAKEDLALEITTRFHSNECALKAKEEFDKVHSAKELPSDMPSFTLEGSIWLAKAIVECKMESSTSAARRLINSNAVSINGEKVQDEQFQLESGEYILQVGKRKFAKLKVV from the coding sequence ATGAATATTGATGAAATTATTAAAGAGATTAAAAGAGGAATTGCAGAAATTATTGATGAGGAGAGATTGGTTTCTTTAGTAAAAAATTACTATGAAAAGGGTGAAAATTTTTTTGTAAAAGCTGGGTTTGATCCTACAGCTGCTGATTTACATTTAGGACATACTGTTGTTTTAAGCAAGATGGCTTTACTTCAAAAGCATGGAGCTATAGTGCAGTTTTTAATAGGCGATTTCACAGCTCAAATAGGTGATCCTACAGGTAAAAGTGTTACAAGAAAAAAACTTGATAAAGAAGAAGTGCTTAAAAATGCCAAAACTTATGAAGAGCAGGTTTTTAAAATTTTAGATCCAAGTAAAACTCAAATTCATTTTAATTCTAAATGGCTAAATGAGTTAGGTGCTAGTGGTATAGTAGAGCTTACTTCGACTTTTAGTGTTGCTAGAATGCTTGAAAGAGATGATTTTACTAAACGTTTTAAAGAACAAAGTCCTATATCAATTTGTGAGTTTTTGTATCCACTTTTACAAGGTTATGATAGTGTTGTATTAAAAAGTGATATAGAGATGGGTGGAACAGATCAAAAATTCAATCTTTTGATGGGTAGACAACTCCAAAGAGTATATAATTGCCAAAAAGAACAAGTGGTTATGATGATGCCATTGCTTGAAGGTCTTGATGGTGTAAATAAAATGAGTAAAAGCCTAGGTAATTATATAGGGGTAACCGAAGATGCTAAAGATATGTATGCTAAGGTTTTAAGTATAAATGATGAGTTGATGTTTAGATATTATGAGCTTTTAAGTGAAAAAAGCTTAAATGAAATTTCACAAATAAAAGATGATATTAAAAATGGTTTATTGCACCCTAAAAAAGCTAAAGAAGATTTAGCTTTAGAAATTACTACGCGTTTTCACTCAAATGAGTGTGCATTAAAAGCTAAGGAAGAATTTGACAAAGTTCATAGTGCAAAAGAGCTTCCTAGTGATATGCCAAGTTTTACTTTAGAAGGTAGTATTTGGCTTGCGAAAGCTATAGTAGAATGTAAAATGGAAAGCTCTACTTCAGCGGCGAGAAGATTGATTAATTCAAATGCGGTAAGTATTAATGGGGAAAAAGTTCAAGATGAACAATTCCAACTAGAAAGCGGAGAATATATTTTACAAGTTGGAAAAAGAAAATTTGCAAAATTAAAGGTAGTATGA
- a CDS encoding nitronate monooxygenase: MSFKALKIGKHEIKYPIFQGGMGLGISWDKLASAVSLNGGLGIISSVGTGYYENRTHIDKELNAKPYGSDNFYSKAGLKALIDNARKVCKDAPLGCNILYASNNYAQIARNACEVGFNVIVSGAGLPTNLPEFTQDYPDVALVPIVSSAKALKIICKRWQSRYNRLPDAVIVEGPKSGGHQGFTYEQCLMDEYQLENVVPQVAQEIKNWGDIPLIAAGGIWDKQDIEKMISLGASGVQMGTRFIGTFECDASDEFKQVLLDCKKEDIELLKSPVGYPARGIRTNLLNLVDKKMGPKISCVSNCVAPCGRGKEASKVGYCIADRLYDAWSGKKETGLFFTGANGYRLDKLISVEELMKKLVNGEDV, encoded by the coding sequence ATGAGTTTTAAAGCTTTAAAAATTGGAAAGCATGAAATAAAATATCCTATTTTTCAAGGTGGTATGGGTCTTGGTATAAGTTGGGATAAACTTGCTTCTGCAGTTTCTTTAAATGGTGGTCTAGGGATTATTTCCTCAGTGGGAACTGGATATTATGAAAATAGAACACATATAGATAAAGAGCTTAATGCAAAACCTTATGGAAGTGATAATTTTTATTCAAAAGCAGGCTTGAAAGCCTTGATAGATAATGCTAGAAAAGTTTGCAAAGATGCACCTTTAGGCTGTAATATTTTATATGCAAGTAATAATTATGCACAAATTGCACGCAATGCTTGTGAAGTTGGTTTTAATGTGATAGTTTCAGGAGCGGGACTTCCTACAAATTTACCTGAATTTACACAAGATTATCCTGATGTTGCTTTGGTGCCTATTGTATCATCTGCTAAGGCTTTAAAAATTATTTGTAAAAGATGGCAAAGTAGATACAATCGCTTGCCTGATGCAGTTATAGTTGAAGGGCCTAAGAGTGGAGGGCATCAAGGTTTTACTTATGAGCAATGTTTGATGGATGAGTATCAATTAGAAAATGTAGTTCCACAAGTTGCACAAGAAATTAAAAATTGGGGGGATATACCACTAATTGCTGCAGGTGGAATTTGGGATAAACAAGATATAGAAAAAATGATTTCTTTGGGTGCTAGTGGTGTTCAAATGGGAACTCGTTTCATAGGGACTTTTGAGTGTGATGCAAGTGATGAATTTAAACAAGTGTTGCTTGATTGTAAAAAAGAAGATATTGAGCTTTTAAAATCTCCAGTTGGTTATCCTGCAAGAGGGATAAGAACTAATCTTTTAAATTTAGTCGATAAAAAAATGGGTCCAAAAATTTCTTGTGTAAGTAATTGTGTTGCACCATGTGGCAGGGGTAAAGAGGCAAGTAAAGTAGGTTATTGTATAGCAGATAGATTATATGATGCTTGGAGTGGTAAAAAAGAAACCGGATTATTTTTTACTGGAGCTAATGGGTATAGATTAGATAAGCTTATTAGTGTAGAAGAGCTAATGAAAAAATTAGTTAATGGTGAAGATGTTTAG
- a CDS encoding N-acetylmuramoyl-L-alanine amidase family protein, which yields MFRIFFIFLLFCSSIFADVEIKKFDQSFLISNSEEKLQLHQQLKSLYIQSVINDNFKEKNEILKRLIISSNSLGFDDKAYVQELKEGGVSEEEILRLKNALKVIQDQKIKKEQVRKETNTTISNNKKEDKKEDKKEDKKEDKKEDKKEDKKEDKKEDKKEDKKEDKKEDKKTPAQKELFILDVKKLDNGILLDLSEKISQKDIKNFTLKGDDNFRYVADFDGILKGPKRNFKFKDFDVIVSQFNPTSMRLVLSSKKELKIKIELKDRSFFMGLGEIEKKENPRPIVKTQNEAKKVVVEKEITKNEPLYILKSTKEKNGISLKLNNDIDIEDIKINSFKDGKFYRSIVSFEAILEGDRKKIDINKNQSITLTQYNKTIVRLVLSSTSNFKTSLDLDDNELFIGFEKNIKNTNQKTKLTEKKPLIKKTGKVIVIDPGHGGKDPGTLGDKGVKEKDVVLSVALKLGNELKKRGYKIYYTRSTDKFINLRDRTSMANEKMADLFISIHANAAPNKQRAKTLEGIETFFLSPARSERSKKAAELENQSDFEEMNYFSKQTFLNFLNREKIVASNKLAIDVQKKILSNVRKKYKVVDGGVREAPFWVLVGAQMPAILIETGYISHPNERNRLVNKNFQELLAIGIANGIESYFYKNQ from the coding sequence ATGTTTAGAATATTCTTTATCTTTTTATTATTTTGTTCTAGTATTTTTGCTGATGTAGAAATTAAAAAATTTGATCAATCTTTTTTAATTTCTAATTCAGAAGAAAAGCTACAATTACATCAGCAGTTAAAGTCTTTATATATTCAAAGTGTAATTAATGATAATTTTAAAGAAAAGAATGAAATTTTAAAAAGACTAATTATAAGTTCTAATTCTTTAGGGTTTGATGATAAAGCTTATGTGCAAGAGCTTAAAGAAGGCGGAGTAAGCGAAGAAGAAATTTTGCGTTTAAAAAATGCTTTAAAAGTTATACAAGATCAAAAAATAAAAAAAGAACAAGTGAGAAAAGAAACCAATACCACGATATCTAATAATAAAAAAGAAGATAAAAAAGAAGATAAAAAAGAAGATAAAAAAGAAGATAAAAAAGAAGATAAAAAAGAAGATAAAAAAGAAGATAAAAAAGAAGATAAAAAAGAAGATAAAAAAGAAGATAAAAAAGAAGATAAAAAAACTCCAGCACAAAAAGAACTTTTTATTCTTGATGTTAAAAAGTTAGATAATGGTATTTTGCTTGATTTGAGTGAAAAAATCAGCCAAAAAGATATTAAAAATTTTACTCTCAAGGGCGATGATAATTTTCGTTATGTTGCAGATTTTGATGGAATTTTAAAAGGACCTAAGAGAAATTTTAAATTTAAAGATTTTGATGTTATTGTATCGCAGTTTAATCCAACAAGCATGCGTTTAGTTTTAAGTTCAAAAAAAGAATTAAAGATAAAAATAGAGCTTAAAGATCGAAGTTTTTTTATGGGACTTGGAGAGATAGAAAAAAAAGAAAATCCTAGACCTATAGTTAAAACACAAAATGAAGCAAAAAAAGTAGTAGTTGAAAAAGAAATTACCAAAAACGAACCATTATATATATTAAAATCAACCAAAGAAAAAAATGGTATAAGTTTAAAATTGAATAATGATATTGATATAGAAGATATAAAAATTAATTCTTTTAAAGATGGCAAATTTTATCGTTCGATTGTAAGTTTTGAGGCAATATTAGAAGGTGATAGAAAAAAAATAGATATTAATAAAAATCAATCAATTACTTTAACTCAATATAATAAAACAATTGTTAGGCTTGTTTTAAGTTCAACAAGTAATTTTAAGACAAGTCTTGATTTAGATGATAATGAATTATTTATTGGTTTTGAAAAAAATATCAAAAATACAAACCAAAAAACTAAATTAACAGAAAAAAAACCTTTAATTAAAAAAACAGGAAAAGTTATCGTAATTGACCCAGGTCATGGAGGTAAAGATCCAGGAACTTTAGGGGATAAAGGTGTTAAAGAAAAAGATGTAGTTTTAAGCGTAGCTTTAAAACTTGGTAATGAGTTAAAAAAAAGAGGGTATAAAATTTATTATACAAGAAGTACGGATAAATTTATAAACCTTAGAGATAGAACATCTATGGCTAATGAAAAAATGGCAGATTTGTTTATTTCTATCCATGCAAATGCAGCTCCAAACAAACAAAGAGCAAAAACTCTTGAAGGTATTGAAACTTTCTTTTTATCACCTGCAAGAAGTGAAAGAAGTAAAAAGGCTGCTGAGCTAGAAAACCAATCAGACTTTGAAGAAATGAATTATTTTTCTAAACAAACCTTTTTAAATTTTTTAAATCGTGAAAAAATAGTTGCTTCAAATAAACTTGCCATTGATGTGCAAAAAAAGATTTTAAGCAATGTAAGAAAAAAATATAAAGTTGTTGATGGTGGCGTTAGAGAAGCTCCTTTTTGGGTTTTAGTGGGTGCACAAATGCCTGCTATATTGATTGAGACAGGTTATATTAGTCATCCTAATGAAAGAAATAGGTTAGTTAATAAAAATTTTCAAGAATTATTAGCTATTGGTATTGCTAATGGCATAGAGAGTTATTTTTATAAAAATCAATGA